The Paludisphaera rhizosphaerae genome includes a region encoding these proteins:
- a CDS encoding cytochrome-c peroxidase encodes MTMRWRFFGFMMLLAVAVDADDELLGQARDRFRSLPKDMATADAPTTPERVRLGRALFFEPRISADGTTSCSRCHLPTLPAIDGLPRSIGALDFHLPRNAPTVFNAALHSSQHWDGRFPTVEDQARTGVAGKGFGNSGFDAVKARLEAIPGYAPLFREAFPGQVDPINDENFGKAVGAFERTLISRSRFDEYLDGRADALTPAERKGLQKFIEIGCVDCHKGVGVGGEGFRKFGVVADYWTATGSTVHDEGRFGVTNNPGDRFKFKVPGLRNVEATAPYFHDGSVADLPKAVRVMGKVQLGEELSDDDVASISAFLGSLTGAEPAEYQKVPTLPSGGFPTESGRR; translated from the coding sequence ATGACGATGCGATGGCGCTTCTTCGGCTTCATGATGCTGCTCGCGGTCGCCGTCGACGCGGACGACGAACTCCTGGGACAGGCCCGCGACCGCTTCCGATCGCTCCCCAAGGACATGGCGACCGCCGACGCGCCGACCACCCCCGAACGGGTCCGCCTGGGCCGGGCGCTGTTCTTCGAGCCGCGGATCTCAGCCGACGGCACGACGAGCTGTTCGCGGTGCCACCTGCCGACGCTGCCGGCGATCGACGGGCTTCCGCGATCGATCGGGGCCCTGGACTTTCACCTTCCGCGCAACGCCCCCACGGTCTTCAACGCGGCGCTGCATTCCTCTCAGCACTGGGACGGACGGTTCCCGACTGTCGAGGATCAGGCCAGGACGGGAGTCGCGGGCAAGGGCTTCGGCAACTCGGGTTTCGACGCCGTGAAGGCCCGGCTCGAGGCGATTCCCGGCTATGCGCCGCTCTTTCGCGAGGCCTTCCCCGGCCAGGTCGATCCGATCAACGACGAGAACTTCGGCAAGGCCGTCGGGGCGTTCGAGCGGACGCTGATCTCGCGATCGCGGTTCGACGAGTATCTCGACGGCAGGGCCGACGCCCTCACTCCCGCCGAGCGCAAGGGGCTTCAGAAGTTCATCGAAATCGGCTGCGTCGACTGCCACAAGGGCGTGGGCGTTGGCGGCGAGGGCTTCCGCAAGTTCGGCGTCGTGGCCGACTACTGGACGGCGACCGGCTCGACGGTGCACGACGAGGGCCGCTTCGGCGTTACCAACAATCCAGGCGACCGCTTCAAGTTCAAGGTCCCCGGCCTCCGCAACGTCGAGGCGACGGCGCCCTACTTCCACGACGGCTCGGTCGCCGACTTGCCGAAGGCCGTCCGCGTCATGGGAAAAGTCCAGCTCGGCGAGGAGCTGTCCGACGACGACGTCGCATCCATCTCCGCCTTCCTCGGCAGCCTGACGGGTGCCGAACCCGCGGAGTACCAAAAGGTGCCGACGCTTCCTTCGGGCGGATTTCCGACGGAATCCGGCCGACGCTGA
- a CDS encoding ECF-type sigma factor has product MEPGGEVTQILGRARGGDEHARDELLSLLYEELRRVAGRMMTRERSDHTLSPTAVVHEAVIRLLGEEVFEKADDRGFLLASAARAMREVLIDHARRRAAGRRGGKWKRVPMDGVVDYFEQQGLDVIAVHESLDRLAKMSERQAQVMTLRYFAGMTVPEVAEALGVAVVTVERDWRLARAWLGEQLRGGEEG; this is encoded by the coding sequence ATGGAACCGGGCGGCGAGGTGACCCAGATCCTCGGGCGAGCGCGCGGCGGCGACGAGCACGCTCGGGACGAGTTGCTCTCACTGCTCTATGAGGAGCTGCGCCGGGTGGCCGGCCGGATGATGACGCGAGAGCGTTCCGACCACACGCTCTCGCCGACGGCCGTCGTCCACGAGGCCGTGATCCGGCTGCTGGGCGAAGAGGTCTTTGAAAAGGCCGACGACCGCGGCTTCCTGCTAGCCTCGGCGGCGCGGGCCATGCGCGAGGTCCTCATCGACCACGCCCGCCGACGCGCTGCGGGGCGTCGCGGCGGCAAGTGGAAGCGGGTGCCGATGGACGGCGTCGTGGACTATTTCGAGCAGCAAGGGCTCGACGTGATCGCCGTTCACGAGAGCCTCGACCGCCTGGCGAAGATGAGCGAGCGGCAGGCGCAGGTGATGACCCTCCGCTACTTCGCCGGGATGACCGTCCCGGAGGTCGCCGAGGCCCTCGGGGTGGCCGTCGTCACCGTCGAGCGCGACTGGCGGCTGGCGCGGGCCTGGCTGGGCGAACAGCTCCGCGGGGGCGAAGAAGGATGA
- a CDS encoding serine/threonine-protein kinase codes for MNDARWRRVAELFDEAVQLPVADRDRWLQSACGEDLELLEEIRRLVRQDERAEGDGFLSLPEESASTTWVRPRGREPEESSTESNEGRGGRRGFTPYEAIRHASASHSIGGRDLARRRLIGLTTTCLVITLFILAWKFTVVRDPNPWQALPYSLLVVALGTLVLVLNGPRLFTLSEFRAIELGMIGTVAVVYAFAQYQTMLDFSLRDDPDRAQLVFNHRVLIATILIMSYGIYAPTSWRRAALVVGSIALLPFVTLVILLMRHPGPMTWMAQLGRERGSTPLAHFGFDAVLLLILAAWSTHGAYTITRLRRQEREARRMGQYRLIRKLGAGGMGEVHLAEHKFLKRPCALKLIRPGVVADARTLERFEREVRITAELSHPNTVDVYDYGRTEDGEYFYVMEYLPGLSLEDLVRRHGPLPPGRTVHLLRQVCMALAEAHDAGLVHRDIKPSNIFATRRGGVDDVAKLLDFGLVRIPDARSADLSGEGRIQGTPAFMAPEQATGDAEVDARSDVYSLGAVAYFLLTGEPPFAQGSAVAILIAAARDTVTPPSKRRPGVPEDLERVVLRCLEKRPEDRYQNIRDLERALAACSSANEWGSERAALWWRESEPTAF; via the coding sequence ATGAACGACGCCCGCTGGCGGCGCGTCGCCGAGTTGTTCGACGAGGCGGTTCAGCTTCCCGTCGCCGATCGCGACCGCTGGCTGCAATCCGCCTGCGGCGAGGATCTCGAGCTGCTGGAGGAGATCCGACGCCTCGTCCGACAGGATGAACGCGCGGAAGGGGACGGCTTCCTCTCGCTCCCCGAGGAATCGGCCTCGACGACCTGGGTCCGTCCGCGAGGTCGGGAACCCGAGGAATCCTCCACGGAATCGAACGAGGGCCGAGGGGGCCGGCGCGGCTTCACGCCCTATGAGGCGATCCGGCACGCCTCGGCCTCTCATTCGATCGGGGGACGCGACCTCGCCCGCCGCCGCCTGATCGGGCTGACGACCACGTGCCTGGTTATCACGCTGTTCATTCTGGCCTGGAAATTCACCGTCGTCCGCGACCCGAACCCCTGGCAAGCTCTGCCGTATTCGCTGCTCGTCGTCGCTCTTGGGACGCTCGTCCTCGTCCTCAACGGTCCGCGTCTCTTCACGCTCTCCGAGTTCCGGGCGATCGAGCTGGGGATGATCGGGACGGTCGCCGTCGTCTACGCGTTCGCCCAGTATCAGACGATGCTCGATTTCTCGCTCCGCGACGACCCGGACCGGGCGCAGCTCGTGTTCAACCATCGGGTCCTGATCGCGACCATCCTGATCATGTCGTACGGCATCTACGCGCCGACAAGCTGGCGACGAGCCGCGCTGGTGGTCGGCTCGATCGCCCTGCTGCCGTTCGTGACGCTCGTCATCCTGCTCATGCGGCACCCCGGGCCGATGACCTGGATGGCTCAACTGGGCCGGGAGCGCGGCAGCACGCCGCTGGCGCACTTCGGCTTCGACGCCGTCCTGCTGCTGATCCTCGCCGCCTGGTCGACGCACGGCGCCTACACCATCACCCGACTCCGTCGCCAGGAGCGCGAGGCCCGCCGGATGGGCCAGTACCGCCTGATCCGCAAGCTGGGAGCCGGGGGGATGGGCGAGGTCCACCTGGCCGAGCACAAGTTCCTCAAGCGGCCTTGCGCCTTGAAATTGATCCGCCCCGGCGTCGTCGCGGACGCCCGGACGCTGGAGCGGTTCGAGCGAGAAGTCCGGATCACGGCCGAGTTGTCTCACCCCAACACGGTCGACGTCTACGACTACGGCCGCACCGAGGACGGCGAGTATTTCTACGTGATGGAATACCTGCCGGGCCTGAGCCTGGAGGATCTCGTCCGCCGCCACGGCCCGCTGCCGCCGGGGAGGACCGTGCACCTGCTGCGGCAGGTTTGCATGGCGCTCGCGGAGGCTCACGACGCCGGCCTGGTCCACCGCGACATCAAGCCGTCGAACATCTTCGCCACTCGCCGGGGGGGCGTCGACGACGTGGCCAAGCTGCTCGATTTCGGCCTGGTCAGGATCCCCGACGCCCGTTCGGCCGACCTGAGCGGCGAAGGGCGGATCCAGGGGACCCCCGCGTTCATGGCCCCCGAACAGGCCACCGGCGACGCCGAGGTCGACGCCCGCAGCGACGTCTATTCCCTGGGTGCGGTCGCCTACTTCCTGCTCACCGGCGAACCCCCTTTCGCCCAGGGAAGCGCCGTGGCGATCTTGATCGCCGCCGCCCGCGATACGGTTACGCCCCCCTCGAAGCGCCGTCCGGGCGTCCCCGAGGATCTGGAGCGCGTCGTCCTCCGCTGCCTGGAGAAGCGACCCGAGGATCGCTACCAGAACATCCGCGACCTGGAGCGAGCCCTGGCCGCCTGCTCCTCGGCAAACGAATGGGGCTCGGAACGCGCCGCCCTTTGGTGGCGCGAGTCCGAGCCCACGGCTTTCTGA
- the tal gene encoding transaldolase — MSLLDQLRAMTVVVADTGDIEAIARYKPRDTTTNPSLLYKAAQMPQYKRIVDAAVSFAQSTEDDPKAQLEACMDKLAVGFGKEILQIVPGRVSTEVDARLSFDVEGTIAKARHLIDLYKAEGVDKDRILIKIASTWEGIRAAERLEKEGIHCNLTLLFSFPQAVACAEAGVTLISPFVGRILDWHLKDRGVKSIPPTEDPGVESVQRIYRYYKSHGYKTEVMGASFRNIGEIVELAGCDLLTISPDLLKELEATDETLVRKLSPKAEGESEPKISLDEKGFRWMLNEDAMATEKLADGIRKFAADIVSLEKLVSKMIGQPVGV; from the coding sequence ATGAGCCTGCTTGACCAGTTGCGTGCGATGACGGTGGTGGTGGCCGACACTGGTGACATCGAAGCGATCGCCCGGTACAAGCCCCGCGACACCACCACGAACCCATCGCTCCTTTACAAAGCGGCCCAGATGCCGCAGTACAAGCGGATCGTCGACGCCGCCGTCTCGTTCGCTCAGTCGACCGAAGACGATCCCAAGGCCCAGCTTGAAGCCTGCATGGACAAGCTGGCCGTCGGCTTCGGCAAGGAGATTCTCCAGATCGTCCCCGGGCGCGTCTCGACCGAGGTCGACGCCCGGCTCTCGTTCGACGTCGAGGGGACCATCGCCAAGGCCCGCCACCTGATCGACCTGTACAAGGCGGAGGGGGTGGACAAGGATCGGATCCTCATCAAGATCGCCTCCACCTGGGAGGGGATCCGGGCCGCCGAGCGGCTGGAGAAGGAAGGGATCCACTGCAACCTGACGCTGCTCTTCAGCTTCCCGCAGGCCGTCGCCTGCGCCGAGGCCGGCGTGACCCTGATCTCGCCGTTCGTCGGCCGGATCCTCGACTGGCACCTGAAGGACCGAGGCGTGAAGTCGATCCCGCCGACCGAGGACCCGGGCGTCGAGTCGGTGCAGCGGATCTACCGCTATTACAAGTCCCACGGCTACAAGACCGAGGTCATGGGCGCCAGCTTCCGGAACATCGGCGAGATCGTCGAGCTGGCCGGCTGCGACCTGCTGACCATCTCCCCCGACCTTCTCAAGGAGCTGGAAGCGACCGACGAGACGCTCGTTCGCAAGCTCTCCCCCAAGGCCGAGGGCGAATCCGAGCCGAAGATCTCGCTCGACGAGAAGGGCTTCCGCTGGATGCTCAACGAGGACGCCATGGCGACTGAGAAGCTCGCCGACGGCATCCGCAAGTTCGCCGCCGACATCGTCAGCCTGGAGAAGCTCGTCTCCAAGATGATCGGCCAGCCGGTCGGCGTCTGA
- a CDS encoding HAD-IIA family hydrolase: MTSLRTIRGFAFDLDGTIWAGPRLLPGAAEIVAAMRDAGLAVVFASNSSRKGATALARELTRLGVPATAAEVVAAFDLTAAELLERVGPVPVLAIGTDDLSDSLADAGHTPIPPERWTEARAVVVANDPMFDFGRLRAASRAVAAGAAFFAVNLDARYPVSDGFDPGCGALVEAVATASRVRPIVVGKPHPRLFEEAVARLGCSAAEAAMVGDSQASDIVGGRAAGMFTVWVAPHEDVPALVEPSLAVDGLPDLLRLWREAAEGASSAR, translated from the coding sequence TTGACGAGCCTGCGAACGATCCGGGGATTCGCGTTCGACCTCGACGGCACGATCTGGGCCGGCCCGCGTTTGCTTCCGGGTGCGGCGGAGATCGTGGCCGCGATGCGGGACGCCGGGCTGGCGGTCGTCTTCGCGTCCAACTCCTCGCGCAAAGGGGCGACCGCGCTGGCCCGCGAGCTGACTCGCCTGGGAGTGCCGGCCACGGCCGCCGAGGTCGTCGCCGCCTTCGACCTCACGGCCGCGGAGTTGCTCGAGCGGGTTGGTCCGGTCCCCGTGCTGGCGATCGGGACCGACGACCTGTCGGACTCGCTGGCCGACGCCGGCCATACCCCGATCCCCCCCGAACGCTGGACCGAGGCCCGAGCCGTGGTCGTCGCCAACGACCCGATGTTCGACTTCGGCCGGCTCCGAGCCGCCTCGCGAGCCGTGGCCGCCGGAGCGGCCTTCTTCGCGGTGAACCTGGACGCCCGCTATCCCGTCTCCGACGGATTCGACCCCGGTTGCGGCGCGCTCGTGGAGGCGGTGGCCACCGCCTCGCGGGTTCGGCCCATCGTCGTCGGCAAGCCCCATCCCCGGCTGTTCGAAGAAGCTGTCGCCCGGCTGGGCTGCTCGGCGGCCGAGGCGGCGATGGTCGGCGACAGCCAGGCCTCGGACATCGTCGGCGGCCGGGCGGCGGGGATGTTCACCGTCTGGGTCGCTCCCCATGAGGACGTTCCCGCCCTCGTCGAGCCCAGCCTGGCCGTCGACGGCCTCCCCGACCTGCTCCGCCTCTGGCGCGAGGCTGCGGAAGGGGCTTCCTCCGCCCGGTAG
- a CDS encoding YceI family protein, with amino-acid sequence MRALATTSGLLAAVLSLATTSSAQAADKYTVDPAHTATVFKVEHGGFSWTYGRFNDVSGSFTIDAQNAEASKFQIVAKVDSLDTGNAQRDGHLKSPDFFNAKQFPAITFVSTSVSKHANGLQVVGDLTLHGVTKPVTLVLVGGKTGEFPKGVQRTGYSTEISIKRSEFGMDKMIPAAGDEVVIQISFEGTKS; translated from the coding sequence ATGCGTGCACTCGCGACGACCTCGGGCCTGCTGGCCGCCGTTCTGAGCCTGGCGACGACCTCCTCCGCGCAGGCGGCCGACAAGTACACCGTCGACCCCGCCCACACCGCGACGGTTTTCAAGGTCGAGCACGGCGGCTTCAGCTGGACCTACGGCCGCTTCAACGACGTCTCGGGCTCGTTCACGATCGACGCCCAGAACGCCGAGGCCTCCAAGTTCCAGATCGTCGCCAAGGTCGACAGCCTCGACACCGGCAACGCCCAGCGCGACGGGCATCTCAAGAGCCCGGACTTCTTCAACGCCAAGCAGTTCCCCGCCATCACCTTCGTCAGCACCTCCGTCTCCAAGCACGCCAACGGCCTGCAGGTCGTCGGCGATCTGACGCTGCACGGCGTCACCAAGCCCGTCACCCTCGTCCTGGTCGGCGGCAAGACGGGCGAGTTCCCCAAGGGCGTCCAGCGCACCGGTTACTCCACCGAGATCTCAATCAAGCGGTCGGAGTTTGGCATGGACAAGATGATCCCCGCCGCCGGCGACGAGGTCGTCATTCAGATCAGCTTCGAAGGCACGAAGTCCTGA
- a CDS encoding pyrroloquinoline quinone-dependent dehydrogenase produces MLGLACVLLLVGRASAQTDPAGDWPRVGNDPGAMRYSYLYQINRGNVSRLKPAWTFHTKELDEKGNGKTIECTPIVIDGVMYLTTGNLKVVALDAATGEEKWRFDPLTEKPSKYPFSSGGVNRGCAFWSDGKPDGERRILHGTSDGRLFSLDAKTGKLDPKFGEDGVRDMHAELDPKVAKLPYGPTSAPAVWKDLVVVGVSCGEGPGIAAPGDVRAFDVRTGAQAWSFRTVPRPGEFGAETWGAEAWKDRGGANAWSGLSVDLERGMVFAGLGSASFDFYGGDRPGDNLFANCVLALDAKTGRRAWHFQTLRHDIWDHDLPTYPVLVTVERDGRKIDAAAQVTKTGFLYLFDRVTGKPLFDIQDVPVAKSEITGELAATTQPIPVKPPPFAAQKFDESDVTDIGEANRKSVLEQLKGLKYGPAFLPPSREGTVLVPGFHGGANWSGASFDPTTGRLYVNSTNMPNIITMTETEAAKVVQHGPFVHKGYIQFRDHEGYPAIKPPWGLLNAIDLKSGDFAWRSVLGEHPKLTERGIPLTGTENFGGSIVTAGGLVFIAGTLDERIHAFDKETGQLLWEHDLPAGGYATPSTYRAKGRQFVVIAAGGAGKLRTKAGDAFVAFALPE; encoded by the coding sequence GTGCTCGGCCTCGCTTGCGTCTTGCTGTTGGTCGGCCGCGCCTCGGCCCAGACGGACCCGGCCGGCGACTGGCCGAGGGTTGGGAACGATCCGGGGGCGATGCGGTATTCGTACCTCTATCAGATCAACCGGGGGAACGTCTCGCGGTTGAAGCCGGCCTGGACGTTCCACACGAAGGAGCTGGACGAGAAGGGGAACGGCAAGACGATCGAGTGCACGCCGATCGTGATCGACGGCGTCATGTATCTCACGACGGGGAACCTCAAGGTCGTGGCTCTCGATGCGGCCACCGGCGAGGAGAAGTGGCGGTTCGACCCGCTGACGGAGAAGCCGTCGAAGTATCCGTTCTCCTCGGGGGGCGTGAATCGAGGCTGCGCCTTCTGGTCGGACGGCAAGCCGGACGGCGAGCGTCGGATCCTGCACGGGACGTCTGACGGTCGGCTGTTTTCGCTGGACGCGAAGACGGGAAAGCTCGACCCGAAGTTCGGCGAGGACGGCGTCCGCGACATGCATGCAGAACTCGATCCGAAGGTTGCGAAGCTCCCTTATGGGCCGACCTCGGCGCCGGCGGTCTGGAAGGACCTGGTGGTCGTGGGCGTTTCGTGCGGCGAAGGCCCGGGGATCGCGGCTCCCGGCGACGTCCGGGCGTTCGACGTCCGAACCGGGGCCCAGGCCTGGTCGTTCCGGACGGTTCCTCGTCCCGGCGAGTTCGGGGCCGAGACCTGGGGGGCGGAGGCCTGGAAGGACCGCGGCGGGGCCAACGCCTGGAGCGGGCTGAGCGTCGACCTCGAGCGCGGGATGGTCTTCGCCGGGCTCGGCTCGGCCTCGTTCGACTTCTACGGCGGCGACCGGCCGGGCGACAACCTCTTCGCCAACTGCGTGTTGGCCCTGGATGCGAAAACAGGCCGTCGCGCCTGGCACTTCCAGACGCTCCGCCACGACATTTGGGACCACGACCTGCCGACCTATCCCGTCCTCGTCACGGTCGAACGCGACGGCCGCAAGATCGACGCCGCGGCGCAGGTCACCAAGACGGGCTTCCTGTACCTCTTCGACCGCGTCACGGGCAAGCCGCTGTTCGACATCCAGGACGTCCCCGTCGCGAAATCGGAGATCACCGGGGAACTCGCCGCGACGACTCAGCCGATCCCCGTCAAACCCCCGCCGTTCGCCGCCCAGAAGTTCGACGAGTCCGACGTGACCGACATCGGCGAGGCGAACCGGAAGTCGGTCCTGGAACAGCTCAAGGGTCTGAAGTACGGCCCGGCCTTCCTGCCGCCGAGCCGCGAGGGGACCGTCCTCGTCCCCGGCTTCCACGGCGGGGCGAACTGGTCGGGGGCGTCGTTCGACCCGACGACCGGGCGGCTGTACGTCAACTCGACGAACATGCCCAACATCATCACGATGACCGAGACCGAGGCGGCCAAGGTCGTCCAGCACGGCCCGTTCGTCCACAAGGGATATATCCAGTTCCGCGACCATGAGGGCTACCCGGCCATCAAGCCCCCGTGGGGACTGCTGAACGCGATCGACCTCAAGTCCGGCGACTTTGCCTGGCGGTCGGTGCTGGGTGAGCACCCCAAGCTGACCGAGCGGGGCATCCCGCTCACCGGCACCGAGAACTTCGGCGGCTCCATCGTCACGGCCGGCGGGCTGGTCTTCATCGCCGGCACGCTCGACGAGCGGATCCACGCCTTCGACAAGGAGACCGGCCAACTTCTCTGGGAGCACGACCTCCCCGCCGGCGGCTACGCCACTCCTTCGACCTACCGCGCGAAGGGCCGCCAGTTCGTCGTCATCGCCGCCGGAGGCGCGGGAAAGTTGAGGACGAAGGCGGGAGACGCCTTCGTGGCCTTCGCCCTGCCGGAGTGA
- a CDS encoding PVC-type heme-binding CxxCH protein, giving the protein MRRASFIGRIGILVLVLASAARSDDFPQVIDTDPDKSPPMPADQAAAGFKVPDGFHVSVFAAEPDVRNPIASAWDARGRLWIAENYTYAERSARFDLRFRDRVLIFEDADGDGRFDKRTVFTDDVQMLTSVEVGRGGVWLMCPPKVLFIPDRDGDDRPDGPAETVLDGFTVPQENYHNFANGLRWGPDGWLYGRCGASSPGRIGVPGTADADRIPIAGTMWRFDPRSKRFEALAQGTTNPWGHDWDARGELFFINTVNGQLWHSIPGAHYARPHTVDANPHSYALIDQHADHYHWDTAKDWTDSRSASGEHGRLGGGHAHSGVMIYQGTQWPAADRGKLFTLNFHGRRANVERLERSGAGFVGKHEPDRFFSPDLKFRGIDLTAGPDGGVYVLDWSDAGECHDSTGVVRTSGRIFKITYGKPTPARPIDLTKASTLELVGMLASEDGWRSRMARLQLVDRAVKGEDTTHVRTLLTTAAIAKSELRLQALWTLAGIGRLQDGLLIVLRGDENEAVRAWVIRLLTDAWPLDTAVGDRPKRKLEPADEGVAEATAEIVRPEFIRMAREDRSGLVRLTLASTLQRLPVEHRPALAAALVSRAEDANDHDLPLMVWYGLIPVADADPSALAKIAIGCTWPTTRTLIARRLAESLDKQPAPVDALITAAADSSDPAFRADILQGLLDGLRGWRKAPRPAGWEAASAKLAAATDDATRARVRDLGVLFGDGRALDEIRRLALDGKAPLDVRRSALQTLIADRPADLRSICEKLLGVRFLNSTASRGLTLFDDPAIGPTLVRSYKSFHPSERPALIDALVARPALAKALLDGIAAGAIPRGDLSSYQARQIRTLNDADLSRKLAEAWGEIRDTPDDKRAAVARIKAEQTPENLAHADRSRGRALFDKTCAACHTLYGQGGKVGPDLTGAGRDNIDYLLDNIVDPGAVVNAEFRVAVVATTDGRTLNGLVRSPTDKTITLVSQNDPVVLRRDEIEEIRQTPASLMPDGLLDNLTPDQIRDLFGYLMGKSQTALPAAP; this is encoded by the coding sequence ATGCGTCGAGCCTCGTTCATAGGCCGGATCGGGATCCTCGTTCTGGTCCTCGCGTCGGCGGCCCGGAGCGACGACTTTCCCCAGGTGATCGACACCGATCCCGACAAGTCGCCGCCGATGCCCGCCGACCAGGCGGCGGCCGGGTTCAAGGTGCCGGACGGGTTCCACGTCTCGGTGTTCGCCGCCGAGCCCGACGTCCGCAACCCGATCGCCTCGGCCTGGGACGCGCGCGGGCGGCTCTGGATCGCCGAGAACTACACGTACGCCGAGCGTTCCGCCCGGTTCGACCTGCGGTTCCGCGACCGGGTGCTGATCTTCGAGGACGCCGACGGCGACGGCCGGTTCGACAAGCGCACGGTGTTCACGGACGACGTGCAGATGCTGACGAGCGTCGAGGTCGGCCGCGGGGGCGTCTGGCTGATGTGCCCGCCGAAGGTCCTCTTCATCCCCGACCGCGACGGCGACGACCGCCCCGACGGCCCGGCGGAAACGGTCCTGGACGGCTTCACGGTGCCGCAGGAGAACTACCACAACTTCGCCAACGGCCTGCGGTGGGGTCCTGATGGCTGGCTCTACGGCCGTTGCGGGGCGTCGAGCCCCGGGCGGATCGGCGTCCCCGGCACGGCCGACGCCGACCGCATCCCGATCGCCGGCACGATGTGGCGGTTCGACCCCCGCTCGAAGCGGTTCGAGGCCCTCGCCCAGGGGACCACGAACCCCTGGGGCCACGACTGGGACGCTCGCGGGGAGTTGTTCTTCATCAACACGGTCAACGGCCAGCTCTGGCACTCCATCCCCGGCGCCCACTACGCCCGCCCGCACACCGTGGACGCCAACCCGCATTCCTACGCGTTGATCGACCAGCACGCCGACCACTACCACTGGGACACCGCCAAGGACTGGACCGACTCGCGATCGGCCTCGGGCGAGCACGGCCGGCTCGGCGGCGGGCACGCCCACAGCGGCGTCATGATCTACCAGGGGACGCAGTGGCCGGCGGCCGACCGCGGCAAGCTCTTCACCCTCAATTTCCACGGCCGTCGTGCGAACGTCGAGCGCCTGGAACGCTCCGGCGCGGGGTTCGTCGGCAAGCATGAGCCCGATCGGTTCTTCTCCCCCGACCTCAAATTCCGGGGCATCGACCTGACGGCCGGTCCCGACGGCGGCGTCTACGTCCTCGACTGGAGCGACGCCGGCGAATGCCACGACAGCACGGGCGTCGTCCGGACCTCGGGCCGGATCTTCAAAATCACCTACGGCAAGCCCACCCCAGCCCGACCGATCGACCTGACGAAGGCCAGCACCCTCGAACTGGTCGGCATGCTCGCCAGCGAGGACGGCTGGCGGTCGCGCATGGCCCGGCTGCAACTGGTCGACCGCGCGGTGAAGGGCGAGGATACAACCCACGTTCGCACCCTCCTCACAACAGCCGCGATCGCCAAGTCGGAACTGCGGCTCCAGGCCCTCTGGACGCTCGCCGGGATCGGCCGACTACAGGACGGGTTGCTCATCGTCTTACGCGGCGACGAAAACGAGGCCGTCCGCGCCTGGGTGATTCGGTTGCTGACCGATGCATGGCCGCTCGATACGGCAGTCGGCGACCGGCCCAAGCGGAAACTCGAGCCGGCAGATGAAGGCGTAGCGGAAGCCACGGCCGAGATCGTCCGGCCCGAGTTCATTCGCATGGCCCGCGAGGACCGCTCGGGCCTGGTCCGCCTGACCCTCGCTTCGACGCTCCAGCGGCTTCCGGTGGAGCATCGTCCGGCGCTCGCCGCGGCGCTGGTCTCGCGGGCCGAGGACGCCAACGACCACGATCTGCCGCTCATGGTCTGGTACGGTCTGATCCCCGTGGCCGACGCCGATCCCTCGGCGCTCGCGAAGATCGCCATCGGCTGCACCTGGCCGACGACCCGGACCTTGATCGCCCGACGGCTGGCGGAGAGTCTGGACAAGCAGCCCGCCCCGGTCGACGCCCTGATCACGGCCGCGGCCGATTCGTCCGACCCGGCCTTCCGCGCCGACATCCTCCAGGGCCTGCTCGACGGCCTCCGAGGCTGGCGGAAGGCCCCCAGGCCGGCGGGCTGGGAGGCGGCCTCGGCGAAGCTCGCCGCCGCGACCGATGATGCGACGCGTGCCAGGGTCCGCGACCTGGGAGTTCTCTTCGGCGACGGCCGGGCGCTCGACGAGATCCGCCGCCTCGCCCTCGACGGCAAGGCCCCCCTCGACGTCCGCCGCTCGGCGCTCCAGACCCTGATCGCCGACCGTCCGGCCGACCTCCGCTCGATCTGCGAGAAGCTCCTGGGCGTCCGCTTCCTCAACTCGACCGCGAGCCGAGGCCTGACCCTGTTCGACGACCCGGCCATCGGCCCGACGCTCGTCCGCAGCTACAAGTCGTTCCACCCCTCTGAGCGACCCGCCCTGATCGACGCCCTCGTCGCGCGGCCGGCCCTGGCGAAGGCCCTGCTCGACGGCATCGCCGCAGGAGCGATCCCCCGCGGGGACCTCTCCAGCTACCAGGCCCGGCAGATCCGCACGCTGAACGACGCCGACCTCTCGCGCAAGCTGGCCGAAGCCTGGGGCGAGATCCGCGACACGCCGGACGACAAACGAGCGGCCGTCGCCAGGATCAAGGCCGAGCAGACCCCGGAGAACCTCGCACACGCCGACCGCTCCCGCGGCCGCGCCCTGTTCGACAAGACCTGCGCCGCGTGCCACACCCTGTACGGCCAGGGAGGGAAGGTCGGCCCCGACCTCACCGGCGCGGGGCGAGACAACATCGACTACCTGCTCGACAACATCGTCGACCCCGGCGCCGTCGTGAACGCCGAGTTCCGCGTCGCCGTCGTCGCGACGACCGACGGCCGCACCCTCAACGGCCTCGTCCGCTCGCCGACCGACAAGACCATCACCCTCGTCTCCCAGAACGACCCCGTCGTCCTCCGCCGCGACGAGATCGAGGAGATCCGCCAGACCCCCGCCTCCCTCATGCCCGACGGCCTCCTGGACAACCTCACCCCCGACCAGATCCGCGACCTCTTCGGATACCTCATGGGCAAATCCCAGACGGCCCTGCCCGCCGCGCCTTAA